Proteins found in one Neomonachus schauinslandi chromosome 1, ASM220157v2, whole genome shotgun sequence genomic segment:
- the HES1 gene encoding transcription factor HES-1, whose protein sequence is MPADIMEKNSSSPVAATPASVNTTPDKPKTASEHRKSSKPIMEKRRRARINESLSQLKTLILDALKKDSSRHSKLEKADILEMTVKHLRNLQRAQMTAALSTDPSVLGKYRAGFSECMNEVTRFLSTCEGVNTEVRTRLLGHLANCMTQINAMTYPGQPHPALQAPPPPPPGPGGPQHAPFAPPPPLVPIPGGAAPPPGGAPCKLGSPAGEAAKVFGGFQVVPAPDGQFAFLIPNGAFAHSGPVIPVYTSNSGTSVGPNAVSPSSGPSLTADSMWRPWRN, encoded by the exons atgcCAGCTGATATAATGGAGAAAAATTCCTCGTCCCCGGTGGCTGCTACCCCAGCCAGTGTCAACACGACACCGGATAAACCAAAGACAGCATCTGAGCACAGAAAG tcATCAAAACCTATCATGGAGAAAAGACGAAGAGCAAGAATAAATGAAAGTCTGAGCCAGCTGAAAACACTGATTTTGGATGCTCTTAAGAAAGAT AGCTCGCGGCATTCCAAGCTGGAGAAGGCGGACATTCTGGAAATGACAGTGAAGCACCTCCGGAACCTGCAGCGGGCGCAGATGACGG CGGCGCTTAGCACAGACCCGAGCGTGCTGGGGAAGTACCGCGCCGGCTTCAGCGAGTGCATGAACGAGGTGACCCGCTTCCTGTCCACGTGCGAGGGCGTTAACACTGAGGTGCGCACCCGGCTGCTCGGCCACCTGGCCAACTGCATGACCCAGATCAACGCCATGACCTACCCCGGGCAGCCGCACCCCGCCTTGcaggcgccgccgccgcccccgccgggACCCGGCGGCCCGCAGCACGCGCCGTTCGCGCCGCCACCTCCTCTCGTGCCCATCCCCGGGGGCGCGGCGCCCCCTCCCGGCGGCGCGCCCTGCAAGCTGGGCAGCCCCGCTGGAGAGGCCGCTAAGGTGTTCGGCGGCTTCCAGGTGGTGCCGGCTCCGGACGGCCAGTTTGCCTTCCTCATCCCCAACGGGGCCTTCGCTCACAGCGGCCCCGTCATCCCAGTCTACACCAGCAACAGCGGGACCTCCGTGGGCCCGAACGCAGTGTCGCCTTCCAGCGGCCCCTCGCTCACGGCGGACTCCATGTGGAGGCCGTGGCGGAACTGA